A segment of the Colletotrichum destructivum chromosome 3, complete sequence genome:
TTGCCACTCATCGCCCGAAGTATACACGTACATGATGAGAGAACCGATGCCACGCTCGGGATGATACGCGAAATCAGACTTCCTGGTCTCAGTCCCCCACGTTTTCTAGCAATCCAGCAGTAGCAATGGCGGCAGAAGATTCAGACCCGGAAGATGCCATCACACAGGACGAGATCAAAGGGACCTCTCCCGCGCTGGACGCGCGACGGGATGCTTGTAAGTAAACCTCTGATTGGATGCCATACGTAGCACATGCCCTGATACATGCGCACTCAAGTCGCGGAGCTCATGACCCGAAAGCGCAAGCCCGAAACAGGCTCCGGGCCATCCAAGCCCTCCCGCAACAAGCCCTTCCGGAcccgcgacggcctcggcgcctaTATCGAGGACCCATCATCCTTTCCTGCCTCGCGCGTGATATACCATAACGATGATTTCGTCGCGATCAACGACCTCTACCCCAAAGCCAGCGTCCAtacgctgctgctgcctcgaTCCCCCAAACACAGCCTCCTCCACCCGTTCGAGGCGTTCGAGAACGCCGAGTTCTTAGTATCGGTGCAGAAGGAGGTTCTGAGGCTCAAGGACCTTGTGGCAAAAGAGCTGCAGCGAAGGTTCGGCAAGGGAagcaaggccgaggaagcaCGGGAGGCCGTGCTGGACGGGCGCGTTGAGCCGGAGAGCGGAGCGCTGCCCCAGGGCCGGGACTGGCACGCCGAAATCATCACGGGGATTCATGCACACCCCAGCATGAACCACCTGCATATTCATGTCCTCTCGCGGGACATGTCCTCGGAGTGCATGAAGCATCGCAAACACTATAACTCCTTTAACACCCCGTTCCTTGTCGATGTCGCCGACTTCCCCCTGGCGGCGGATgaccctcgccgccaccctgGCCACGACGGGTACCTTATGAAGAGTAGTCTCATTTGCTGGAGGTGCGGCGAGAACTTTGGGAACCAGTTTGCGAGGCTCAAAGAACACTTGGCAGTTGAGTTTGCCGAGTGGGAAAGGGAATAGAAGTGTAATAGGGGGCGTAGCATCTACACAAGAGCACGGCCGTGCTCCAAGCACAAGTTTCACGCGCAAACAACACAAGCCATCCAGAGCTTCTTCAAGGCATTGATCGATCTTGTATTCAGCAAAACGCATGGTGTCTAATAAACGGTCGAATCCTCGTGTGCTGAGGGAAGCCTCAGCTGGGTTATTGAGAAATATTGACCTTCCTTGACACCAGATATATTTTGAGAAGCCACTTCGAGAGCGATGGGCGGGTGCTTTTTTTTATGTTCTTTTTATTTctttttttattctttttcGCGAACTGTTCTTCGATTCCCGCCAAACCAACGCCCAAGACCCATACATCGTAACTTTGGTGTAACAGCAAACATTTCCTTCTTTCGTCCGTCGCGTTCACTATTGGTAACAAAGGGAAACCGTGGTCAGCCGAGCAGTCCTCGCATCATTTTCGAGGGGAACCAGCGACGAACCTCTTCGGTGGAgtcggcggcatcggagAGCGGCTTGGAGACATTCTTAGTAGCCTGTTCTTCACATCGATTGGTGAGCTGACGTCTTTCACCCatcggaggaggggggccgGAGCAACAACGGCGCAATCCCGATAGAAGTTGGGGTCCGCTAACCTTCATCGTCAGACCCTGATGACGAACCAGAGGAAGACGACTCCTTCGAGACGTCGCTCGTCCTTCCCTTAGCCTTTCGCGCTGACTCGGCTTTCTTGGGCGTGGGCGCGGCAGTAGACGCGTCGGATTTGCGAGGGCGACCACGGGGGCGGCCGGTGGACGTGGCGGAATTGGTCGGCGTGCTCTTCTTGGGTGTGGCAGTCGCAGCTGTGGGCGTGGTAGTCGCATCGGCGACGTCGCTCTTCCTGGGTCTGCCGCGTCCTCTACCGGTACCCGTAGCGGGCTTCTTGGGGGTAACGGCCTTCTTCACGCCTCCGCTACCTTTGGGGCGACCGCGAGGGCGTCCTGTGGGGACGTaggcggccttcttctggccATCGGCTTTGGGGGGCCTGCCGCGACCGCGCTTCTTGGGTGCTTCTTCCGGGGTTGGCGCCATGGTCGCGTTGTGTGTTTGTTGGACGGACGGATTAGACAAGAAAAGTATCGACAATGACACGGGAATATGAGACGGAAAAAAGAGTGTGGTACTCTCAAACCGCGTACTTTTTCAACTAAGGGTTATTGAGAGAATCGCAGTCGTTTTCTGGAGTGCGACAAGATATTTGGGAAAGGTGGGAGTGAAAGACAGGAGGTGTCGGGACAGAAAGAGTGCGCAACGGGATAGGAGCTCTTTGGGGACGGACCTGTGTTGCAAGGTCTAACCTGCTTAGTGCGGAAGCGACCCCCGTGACGGGCGTGGCAGAAAAGCGCGTTTGCGCGTCATTGTCGCACACAGGGAAGCTCGCCTTAGGCAGGATTACAGGGTCGCAGGGTCGCAGCTGCCCATTGCTTCTGGGGAGCTCCTCCTGTCTGGAGGCTAAACGCCGGTTATTTCCATTTGGTGCAGCTACCAAGGAAAGAATGCAGCGATTCCCTGCTACGATATCGGGTTTCTTGGGCAATCTTTTACTTCCGAGATTTCAATTGACCTGGTAGAGGCTTTTGAGAACCAATTTTGGTTGCCTGCTATGATCTGGTGCTGTCCGCAGCTTCTTGACGATGGATGCTTGCTTGGATGCAAAAGAGACTTGCTGGCAGCCTAGCACCGCTACCAATGCAGGATGTCGTGACTCCCTGAAACAAGAACAACATTTATGTCAGGTCATGATGACAGTACAGCAGCATCGCTAGAGCACGTAGTTGCTTTAGTTTTTTTCTGCCACATGATTTCTTCCTTCCTCAAATTGAAGTTGCAGACAGCTTGAGAACAGCAAAGCCTGGGCCTCGAAAAAGGCGCTGGCTGGTACATAGTACCTCTGATGATTCACTCGCAGTCTACAAAGGTCACAACAAAGCTTCGCCAAGTTCCAGCAATTTTCTACATCAAAAGTTCGGCGGCTTCATGCCTTGTTTACAGATATTGTACAACACGTTTGTAGTTCTTTTCAACCCCCGAAAAAGCAAGCAACTGTGAACATTCCGCCAGGCTATATTCCAGCCTGTCGAGTGCTTTTCAAGTTGCCAACCTGTCATAGCATGGGCGCTTCATATCTAGGCGCGTCTGGTGCGTCGCGTGGTTCGCGTCGTAGAGGTGCTGCCATCCTACTCAGCACCCTTCCTGAGCTTGCCGCTAGCACCGCTCTTAACGCGCTTGGCGACAGGGCGGTTGATGTGGTGCTCGGGGATCCAGCTCTCGTCATAGCTCTTGCCAGTGGAGGTAGCCTCGCCGGTGGCATCCGAGTCGGCCAGAGGCACAGTAACACTAACAGTACGAGCCTTCTTAGAGgacttggccttcttggcctggGGGAACAGAGCCTCGATCCAGGTCTTGTAGACGAAGTAGAGAGTGCCAGCGAAGGCAccggagaggaagaggtaGAGGAAAATGCTTCGGGAACTGTCAGCTTGTCTTCCACACAAAGTCGCAAGAGGTTGCGCAAGGGCAGTATGAACATACATCTGGGGGTCGAAGATGCTGGTGGGAGGCTCGACGATtgcggcggtggcgttgTATGCCTCGAGCTGGAAGATATCGCCCTTGGCATTGCTGACGACAGCAATGAGCTGAAGGAGGACATCCTGAGggttggcgtcgagggcgaaggAGTAGGGGACAGCCTTTTTGTCGCCAGCCTCGATCGTCAGGTCGTAACGGGCAGCAGTCAGGTTGCGGATGATGTTGTCGCTGGGGAGGGCATTTTCGGGGAGCTCCTTGGTGCTAGACAAGGTACCACCAACCAAGGCGACCTGAATCGGCGCATCCTCGTGATTCGTGAACTCGACGAAAGCCTTAGTGGGGTGACCGTTGACGATCTTAACACCGAAGATGTCGGCGTCAGGGAAGGTAGTCTCGAtgtcggccttgagggtCGGGGCAGTGGCATCCGTATCAACCTGCGGCGGATTAGATGCCATGGTCGCGGGCGTTTAGGGTGTCACGGGCAACACTTACGGGAGCCTCTTCGGCAGCGAACGCGCcagagagggggagggccaGCAGGGCCAGAAGCGAAGACTTGAGGTAAACCATGATGACAGTGACGAAGAGATGCGATGGAATGCGACGTGACCAGTTCAACAATCGCAACCAGCGGATGGTgtttggagggggggagcaagaaggagaaaggaGAGAGTGAGGGAGACGAGCTAGAGAttgagagaggagagggggcaGGCAGAACCAATCCGATTCAGATCGTCTCTCGGCTGAGGTGTCAGGTTCGGACAGGAGTCAACGGAAAAATAAAGTGTGCGTGGGTTAGGTGGGTGATTCAGCAATGGGAGGCAACGGGAAACCGAGGTGCGAATCAGCAATGTGGCCTCACAGCTAGTTTGATCCACTGCACTGGGCGAGAGTGAGGTGAACCGTGAAGGACCCAGCCTGAGCCAAGCACGCCTCAGCCATGCATGAAAGGCAGTGTGCCAATGAGAGGTCTAGTATCGTGCGGAGCTTCCCCATGGCGTAAGTACCACCACATGGAGAACCAGCCACCCGAACCAGGGGGAGGCCGGGGCTTGCCACCAGCTCCAGAAGCTCCAGGAAGAGCTTCGTCTGTCTCAACGCCGTATCTGTATCGCACCCCATCTATACGTACTTACTGCCAGGGACGGAAACAACATATGCTACCCACCTCACAAGCCATGCAATCTCAGCGGTATTCTGCTCAAGATATTCATTGCGTTCTTGTTGTCCCAACTGCTGTGACGCCGCCTCCGTGGCCTCGTCAGCCAGCCCTCTCTAGCTGAACTGTAGACAGTACATAGGAAATGCAAATCCCTTTGCCAAAGAAGAATTATAACTCATACACAAGTTTGGTGCCTTGTCCTAAACCCCTCGTCTTCAGGCAGGTAATCATAGTCTTGCCTGTTCATCTATGCCACAATCCTCCACGTATTGCACTTGCTTTTGGTTTCGGTTCTGGTATGTTGCTCCTGAAAGCCTCGTTCCTTGCCGGTGTGCCCTGCCTGCCATGCCCTAAAGAGGAACCGTCCTCCAACGCCGAAAATGCTGGCCTAAtaaaaaagaacaaaacGAAAATAGAATAAACCCCCGAACCGAAGAGGGTCGACCGAAATGAAATGAAAGGCTGAGTGGGAAAACCAGTCATGGTATCGTCAAGTCGTCTAGTGTCGTCAACAGACCGCCAAAGCGGTCCAAAAACATTGCTCAAGAGAAAGGGTTGCCGGTCATTGACTAATGGTTGCatctcgaggccggccatTAACCCACCCGCGCTTGCAACTGTTGTATAATAGCAGCTGTCCGAGTGGCAGCGGGTGTCGGAACCAATATTGCTAAGAAAAGAAAATTGGTGTCGCGTCGATCCATGCACCTCGTTGGTGCATGGATGCGAAACCTCTCGCACGATGCGGGGGGGCTGTTGGTCGAGCACGATTGTCCTACTAGCCCTGAAGCTCGACCATCGCCTTGGCATGGTGAGGCTGGCCAACATTGCCGTCAAGCTCACCAAAGTCGAAGGCCGAAGCACGGCCGGTGGATTGGTGATGCGGAAGGGTGAAGCCCTTGGTGATCTCGGTCTGTACATACTCGGCAGCGCGTTTGTATCGCTTGTCCGAGTACTTTTCGAAGACGGCAAGGTGATGCTTTCGCGGGGCGTGGCAGCACTCCAAAATCATGGTAACCAGGTTTCTCAGCTGACCCCATGTGTATCCAGAATAGTGGACATGCGCAGGAGTCTGCGTCGGGTTAGTACTGCGTCGGGACGAAAACACGAGCAATGATGGACTTACCCAGTCTCCTTTCTTCAAGATCATGCGAGACAAGCAGTGCGCTGCTGCGGCAAGGAAGCTGGGCGGGCTTGCGACAAAACGTTCATCCATGATGGTAACCTCCAGGAAGTACTTCGCCAACGTGCGCGTCTCGAGATCATAATCGTCCGCCTTGCTGACGCGGCGCAGGAAGCTCATCGGGCCAGGGAAGCCCAGCTCGAAACTCAGCATGCTGAGCATAAAGCGCTCGGCCTTGAGGATCTCGTCAACCTTGTAACCATTGTCCACCATGAAAACGATCTCCTGCAGCGATGGGCAGTTAATCTCCTCGTACTTGGAAGCCACGAGCAAGGCGGTAGCACCGACAAGCTGGAGCTTGCCAATCGACACAACCTTATACGAAAGGAAGCGGTCAATGTAGTTGACCGTCAAGAACAGCGTCTCTGGCAGCAGGCTGAATCGGTGGTGGACCTGCACAAGCCAGTCCATCAAGACGGAGCGCATGGACCATTGGATCTCGGCCTGGTGGTCCATGTAGTGAGGGTCAGGCAGCATTCTCATCTGCACACATTATAGTTAGCAGCGGCCATGAGAAGAAAGGGTGCTGAATATACGAACCTCAAGCTCTCGCATGTACTCAAAAATATCATCGCCATACTCTGCAACCATGCAGACGTCCCaaacctcgtcgtcgacctcctcctgGGTACGGGTACTCTCGACGATGGCACGGGCGGTCTCCAACTCTTGCTGGACCTTGTCGGTAATCTTAGGCGCGAGCACAGTAGTTGCGCCGCCAGTGGTGAGGTCGCCTCGGGACCGGTAGGAGTGAGCAGTGGTGTAGCCCTGGTCATCGTAgagctcttcctcctcctcctcgtcccagTACTCCTCCGGCTCGGACATGGTTGGAGCACCCAACGATtcggcgagctgctccaTTGAATGCTTCTCAGCATTTCCCTCGAGCATGGCGATGGCTTTCTGCAGGTCGTCTCCAGCGTCAGTGGTGTCTGACGAACGTCTGTGGTAAGGACCGTGGTACTGCTCGTTGCCAATGTGCTCGACAGCGTCCTCGTAGGCAGCTTCAGTCACATCGTCCATCGGCTTCCAGATCTCCGCGGAGGTGGCAGAGTGTGCCGAAGTTGTGGACAACTTGCTCTGGGCACGTCGCAGAACATGCGCAACAGGCTCCTTCTTAAGCTGAGGCTGAGACTTGTGATGGCGAGGTTGCttgctcgaggccgactcCGCGGGCGCAATGGGGTCCTGAGCAACATGTTTGCTCTTCGAGGGACGTGACTCGTGAAGCTGGGCCGCGGAAGCTCTCTTAGCGACCAGCTTGTTCTGGGTCTGCGAATCATTTCTGACCGGAATTTTCGGCTGCTTCCATTCTGTGGTTACAGGACCATTCTTACTGCCCAGCGCGGCAGCCCGTTGTGCAGGTCGCGAGAAGCCATCCTTGCTATTGATCACATTCTCCTTGTTGTAGACAGATTCTgtgcccttgcccttggcagGCAGCTGGTCGACAGGCAGCGCAGCGAGGTTTTTTGCCGTGTTGCTGACGTCGCCGAAAGCGGTTCGCTTAGCTGCAGCCTGcagaccgccgccgttgcgaGACATGATGTTACCTGCTGACTTGTGTCGCTGATGGAGTGAATCGTGCTTCGAAGGGATGATGTTCTCGTTGCCACCAACGTGGACTTTGAGGCGCTGGGGCTGTTTCGGGAGAATGTCAGTCAATGGGCCTGGAGAAATCTCGCCCTTGACAAGTGGAGTTGGGCATAGCCGTTACGAGGGAGGCGGGCTGTAGCTAAGGTAGGGAGAGCAATGACTTACTCTAGCGTCCATTGCGACTGCTGCTGGCCTTGCGATAGCTAGCGCTGCTGACTGGTACTGCTCGCGACAGCACCCTCGTAAAGCAATGAGAAATTATGAGGTCGCggtggatgatgatgtgTGGAGTGAAGTAATGGCGCGTCGTAATAGCATGTAAACACCAACGAATCCCTTGACTGTGCCGTGTCGTGCGTTGTTGTGAACAGAGCCCTCTGAACTCCCAATTACTGCCGATCAGATTCAGGCACGGTTGGTCGAATTGAAgggatggaggagggacgAGAGATTGCGATGGATATGGATATAAACGAAGGGAAGGCTGATTTATCTCGGGGACTGGCAAAGGATAAGAACCAGTGCCGGGCTGCCTTGACAACGGGCCAAAGTGGAGGGAAGGATAGGATGGGGACGGAGGCGAGGGTTAGGAAACAACACTTGGatgggaagaaaaaggactCAGCCAAGAAAGGCAGCTTGGTGGTAACTACCACGGCGGTGCGGCGGGCGGATTATGACCAAAAACGGCCTGGTAAGATGGGGGCGACCCGTGGACCAGAAATGTGAAGTGGACTGTTTTTGTTTGTATACATAAACAACGACGGCCGGAGAAACGTGAGTACGTACCGAAAACGCGGTATCGACGCGCCTCAGGATTGGTCGGAGGTAACGGGGCTCGGTTGGCCGGTTGATGGTAAGGCAAGCCCGATTCACgcttcctccctctctctgtctctggtCCAACCTTCTGGGCGGCCCATGTCTCTACGCAACGATGCACATGAGCGAATCCGGGGAAATTTGATTAGGCAATGTATCGCGGCCTAGGTACATATCTCCGTCAGCGTTTCACCGAGATCGTCCTGCCCTGGACAACCATTCatgttgttattgttgttgttgttcacAGACTATGTCATTTGTTTGTGCCAGTCTGTTAAACGTCTCTCACTTGGTTTCAAGCCATCAATACAAACAACATCATAACTTGATACTAAACAACATGTTCTAAACAgcccccccttttctccaAACCCCTCTCATCAACGGCTTCTTTCACTTCGTTCTTTGTCGATTGTGTTGTCGAAACCCGCGACGTTTATCCAGTAGCTTGGCCTGATTGGGTCTTCTTCGAGCAAACAAAGACAACTAGTTCACGTTAATCTCTAGACCGTTGGGCGACTCGTGGGAAGAACGCCATCGCGTCCCaggacaaaaaaaaaagatgtAGTTCGCGTCTTCTCGAAACTGTTTGATATAGCCCCGACAAGCCGAACCTTCCCCTGTTCCCATTATTCGCCTCTTTCAGCTCTGCTTTCAGCTCTGCTGCCTTCTTTCCCACAAGAGGTCATGCCTGAAACATAGGCACACCGCACTCCTGGTAACGCCACAACTGGGTTCCCATACGTCTGTCTTGACCAATATCCTAACGGGCTTCTCTGATGAGTCTAATGGGCAGTCCCCCCAAACCCCTCTACCCGATTCGTCCCATCTCACCAGAGCGATTTATTACTATGTGAACGCCTCTTATTCGGCCTCAGTTTCCCTCAATGTTTTCCACGCCAGTCTACTGAGACACTCCAActtattttttattttattttcAATACGTCTTGCGTTCAAACATGTCCCGATGCAGGAACTTGTGTCTTCTTGCTTTGCTTATATCACCCAGTATCTCAGTAGTTGCGTGTAAAGTTGATGTCTTCGGTGCTCATTATGTTATAAGTGAGGATATAAATGATAGACTGGGACACAAGAATCCAATTTAACAGCACTCAGATTCCGCATTCAATATCTATGGTCATTATGGCATTGCTGCAGCATGGGATTATCTGTGAACTTTGCCATGCTTGGAGACAGAGGTTTGTCTTTTGGACCAGTTCGCGTGCTGTCCAGAACATGGGTGGTTGGGAACAACTGGCTGCGATTGTAATCACTGATATGGATCATATCGGAGGCTGTCGGGGATGACTATCCAGCTTCCAATACACTATGTGTTTCGGTTCCCGTGAACAGTAACATACCGTTGTTCTTTGCTGGATAAGCGACCCAAGTCATCCCAATAATCATCATTTGACAACGTCGAATTCTGGCTGCGCATTCAGCGATGCAAGACGAACCTTGATCTGGTCATCCAGCGGCTACAGTGTACAGACTTACCACGTGACACTGACTGGGCGTTCGGTCCGAGGACCCGTTTTTCTTACAACTCCGCCATGAGCATCGCACTTTTCCGTTGCTGTGAGGGTCCAGCGTGTGGAGAAATAGACCATGCATCATGGGGGTGCAGCTGACAAACGCCGAAGGTATCCTGGGCCGAAAGGAGAATGAACAATGTCAGAAAATAGCTAAGTACCAAATTGTGAAGGTTGCACAATTGTGAGCAAGCGGACAATCTGCAAGCCCGGAAGCCGACACAAATGTCGGGAGATCTTCGGCGTCCCTACCACCCCTCCCCATACTTGTGATCGTTGACTGACTAAGCCAGTCCGAAATTGGAACACACCTTCGAGGCTTGTTGTTCCGTCGCGTCTCCCAGCGGACATCCAAATGACAAGATTTCTCGATACCAGCAACAAGACTGGAGTAAAACTGGCGGGCAACCACCCAGGATTTTAATCACGGCTACGAGATCTTATATGCAAGAAATGAAGATTGTAGCAGCTCTTATGGGTTCTCTGACGATCAGTTGACGCAGCAATGCCAGCAAGGCCCTGCGCGCGTCAGCCGGAACACCAATCTGTCACCAAGTCACGTGGAGCCTTTGTCACTCCGCTGTGCAGCGGGCGGAGCTTTCGCGGGTCTCGGAGGTCCTCCAGACTCATCACCAGGGTTGCGACTCATTGAAGGAAAAGGTGTCGACCCCGTCCCCTGACGCTTTTGCTGCGTTGATGGTGCGCTGGATTCTCTTTCCCAATACAAAGCGCATTCACCCTGCGCCATTAACGACTAATGCAACGGAATTGGACGTACGCGCCTGGCCTGACGGCCTGTGACCGGCATAGCAGGCCCATCCTGCGTACCGGCGTTTCTGGCCAGTCGCATGAGCGCAACGCGATGCGCATGTTTATTTTGATGATGAATTGGGCAGCGACTCGCTCGGCGGAGGCATCCCTAGCATTGTGTGTTGGCGGATGAACAAACGAGGGCCCGTCAGGGACAGGCTTGGTTGTGCGCAGGCATTTCTACTATTTCTGCATGATGAGCGCAACATCTTCTTTCCCACCCCTCACCCATCATTCCCCGCCACGCAGGCTGCGCTGGACGAGACAACAGCTTGTCGCCAGATACGAATACAAGGTCGGCGATCGCAAAATAATCCTGGGGCCCAATGACTGgacggccggcgccgcaaTACTGTAATCTGACTAGTTTGGGCGCATACACTTTCCCTATCGTACTCGATGGCATTTCGGCAGCTCAGTCGCACAATACCACACGCCATCCTTTGCGACGTCAAGTCGAGGAATTGGGACACATGGCTCGACTGCCGCATGCCATCGGCTGGCAGCCCGGTGTTGTCAATTAACATCAAGCGCTTGACGAATGTGAGGGGGAACGGTTGGTTCGATGCGAAGCTCCCAGGGCTTAGCACGATATGCGACGCCTTTGGACAAGGCCCCTGCAAGCTGTCGCAGACTCCAAGCACAAAAAACTGGAGACACCGGCAGTGCAAAGCCAGAACGCGCGCACGGTACGCCTCTTGCCCTGGAGGACCCTACGTCGTCGCAACTTTCTTTTCCGGACTGCCGCGATTGCGCGGACAGCATCGACCACGGGAAGAAGAGTGCGCccgccctctctctcggcgCGCAGTCGCATCTCGCGCTGGCAGCGCACTTCTGCCCGGCGCTCATTGTGGCATCATCAAGGATTACCATCGAGGGACGGTGAGAGAGGGGCAGAAGGGGCGTGGCGTGGCGAAAGCGACCCAGCCATGCGAAAAGGAATAGATAGGTTGAGTGTGACGCACCGGGGTTGCAGAATTTGACTGACGCAACCTCCGCTCTCTCGCGctcagtctctctctcactcacttcTGCTCCGCTAATAACTGCGTTGAAGCCAAAATGCGCGGGAGAGTGCCGATCCTCCCGGTAGAATCCAGCGCAACAATCCCCAAGCAGGaatcagcagcagcgccaacAACTGGCAGACTGGACTCGCTGGAcagcaaacaaacaaacccGTTTGGAATCGACGACGATTCGTGGCCATTGTGCCGGGCCACTCTGCAGTGTTCCCGCGTGTATTGCTCTGGCGGCGGTGGGTGGTGGATGAACATGGCATAGCATCGCATGGCATCGCATCGGGATGGCGGCCCACGAGCTAATCGGGTCGAGCGGGCGCGTCGTCTGGACCGACACGCAGGCCACGACTGATTTCGAGAAGCGCCTCCATTCgatctcttccttcttcgaGCCCCCTTTCTCGATACCCAACAGCAGAAAAGGGGTCCTCGATGAAAGGCACAAATGCCCTGTTCCCAATGGCGCATCCGACCTCGACGTGGCAGTGGAGCCCCCAGCCTGCGAGGTAACGCAAAACAAAGACCGACAGCTGCGTTCGGGAATGATAGCTCACCCCTGCGAATGAATCTGGAGACTGGGCGCAAAGTCTCGCCAGGTGTGCACACCGTACTTTTGAGTGCGCCTGGCTCTTGAACCCCCCCGATTGGCGAAGGGCGACTTGTTGGGGCCTGCATATCCATTGCCAGACTGCCAGATCATCAACAGCTCTCCGCACTCACTGCACGCGCATACGCAGTCGCGCGCAAAAGCGACacaggaagagagagagggaaagcCAAGAGGCAGGCAGAGAGATAGATCGATCCACATGCCGGCCCCATAGAGTCATCCCATGCCATTCTGTCGCGAAgcgcgagaagaagagctgCCACACCTGTCAGTGTCACCTTTCTATCAACCTGAGGCGG
Coding sequences within it:
- a CDS encoding Putative High mobility group protein HMGA — translated: MAPTPEEAPKKRGRGRPPKADGQKKAAYVPTGRPRGRPKGSGGVKKAVTPKKPATGTGRGRGRPRKSDVADATTTPTAATATPKKSTPTNSATSTGRPRGRPRKSDASTAAPTPKKAESARKAKGRTSDVSKESSSSGSSSGSDDEEQATKNVSKPLSDAADSTEEVRRWFPSKMMRGLLG
- a CDS encoding Putative HIT-like domain, aprataxin, C2HE/C2H2/C2HC zinc finger, HIT-like superfamily encodes the protein MAAEDSDPEDAITQDEIKGTSPALDARRDAFAELMTRKRKPETGSGPSKPSRNKPFRTRDGLGAYIEDPSSFPASRVIYHNDDFVAINDLYPKASVHTLLLPRSPKHSLLHPFEAFENAEFLVSVQKEVLRLKDLVAKELQRRFGKGSKAEEAREAVLDGRVEPESGALPQGRDWHAEIITGIHAHPSMNHLHIHVLSRDMSSECMKHRKHYNSFNTPFLVDVADFPLAADDPRRHPGHDGYLMKSSLICWRCGENFGNQFARLKEHLAVEFAEWERE
- a CDS encoding Putative cyclin domain-containing protein, which codes for MDARPQRLKVHVGGNENIIPSKHDSLHQRHKSAGNIMSRNGGGLQAAAKRTAFGDVSNTAKNLAALPVDQLPAKGKGTESVYNKENVINSKDGFSRPAQRAAALGSKNGPVTTEWKQPKIPVRNDSQTQNKLVAKRASAAQLHESRPSKSKHVAQDPIAPAESASSKQPRHHKSQPQLKKEPVAHVLRRAQSKLSTTSAHSATSAEIWKPMDDVTEAAYEDAVEHIGNEQYHGPYHRRSSDTTDAGDDLQKAIAMLEGNAEKHSMEQLAESLGAPTMSEPEEYWDEEEEEELYDDQGYTTAHSYRSRGDLTTGGATTVLAPKITDKVQQELETARAIVESTRTQEEVDDEVWDVCMVAEYGDDIFEYMRELEMRMLPDPHYMDHQAEIQWSMRSVLMDWLVQVHHRFSLLPETLFLTVNYIDRFLSYKVVSIGKLQLVGATALLVASKYEEINCPSLQEIVFMVDNGYKVDEILKAERFMLSMLSFELGFPGPMSFLRRVSKADDYDLETRTLAKYFLEVTIMDERFVASPPSFLAAAAHCLSRMILKKGDWTPAHVHYSGYTWGQLRNLVTMILECCHAPRKHHLAVFEKYSDKRYKRAAEYVQTEITKGFTLPHHQSTGRASAFDFGELDGNVGQPHHAKAMVELQG
- a CDS encoding Putative translocon-associated protein (TRAP), alpha subunit encodes the protein MVYLKSSLLALLALPLSGAFAAEEAPVDTDATAPTLKADIETTFPDADIFGVKIVNGHPTKAFVEFTNHEDAPIQVALVGGTLSSTKELPENALPSDNIIRNLTAARYDLTIEAGDKKAVPYSFALDANPQDVLLQLIAVVSNAKGDIFQLEAYNATAAIVEPPTSIFDPQIIFLYLFLSGAFAGTLYFVYKTWIEALFPQAKKAKSSKKARTVSVTVPLADSDATGEATSTGKSYDESWIPEHHINRPVAKRVKSGASGKLRKGAE